Proteins encoded within one genomic window of Saccharopolyspora pogona:
- a CDS encoding IS701 family transposase — translation MEDFAGELLTSFARREQRLNGGLYLRGLMLDGRRKSMQPMAERVGVDHQRLQQFITSSTWDYAAVRRRLAKRAVDVVAPDAWVLDDTWHEKDGDASPGVARQYTGTAGKVTNCQIAVSVHAVTDACSAALNWRLFLPESWDDDCATGAEAERIALRRARCAIPAGEGHRPKWRQALEMIDELAAWGHTPPVVAGDAGYGDNAGFRCELADRGLSYVMAVKASTTAHPADAVPVTAAYSGRGRRPVPRYPHPPSTLRELALAAGRGSLRRVTWREGSKKTGGNPTAKMRSRFLALRIRPANRDIPKDTGGNLPECWLVAEWPPHQPAPTDYWISNLPEHTPLKTLVRLAKIRWRIEHDYRELKTGLGLTHFEGRSFTGWHRHVTLVTAAHLFLTELRLTSPKAPGAA, via the coding sequence ATGGAGGACTTCGCTGGGGAGTTGTTAACGTCTTTTGCGCGTCGCGAGCAGCGGCTCAACGGTGGGCTGTATCTGCGGGGGTTGATGCTGGACGGACGGCGGAAGTCGATGCAGCCGATGGCCGAGCGTGTGGGTGTTGATCATCAGCGGTTGCAGCAGTTCATCACCTCCTCGACGTGGGATTACGCGGCGGTGCGGCGACGGTTGGCCAAGCGAGCGGTCGATGTGGTGGCACCGGATGCGTGGGTGCTGGATGACACCTGGCATGAAAAAGACGGGGATGCCTCGCCGGGGGTAGCCCGGCAGTACACCGGCACCGCGGGCAAGGTCACCAACTGCCAGATCGCGGTGAGCGTGCACGCGGTCACCGATGCCTGCTCGGCGGCGTTGAACTGGCGGCTGTTTCTGCCGGAATCCTGGGACGACGACTGCGCGACCGGCGCCGAGGCCGAACGCATCGCCCTCCGGCGGGCGCGGTGCGCGATCCCGGCCGGGGAGGGGCATCGCCCGAAATGGCGACAGGCGCTGGAGATGATCGACGAACTCGCCGCGTGGGGCCATACCCCGCCGGTGGTGGCCGGCGACGCGGGTTACGGGGACAACGCGGGCTTCCGGTGCGAACTGGCCGATCGTGGCCTGTCGTATGTGATGGCCGTGAAAGCCTCGACCACCGCCCACCCAGCGGATGCCGTGCCGGTGACCGCCGCGTATAGCGGGCGCGGACGCCGACCCGTGCCCCGCTACCCGCACCCGCCGTCGACGCTGCGTGAGCTGGCACTGGCCGCGGGGCGCGGCAGTCTGCGGCGGGTGACCTGGCGTGAGGGCAGCAAGAAAACCGGCGGCAACCCCACCGCGAAGATGCGCTCCCGTTTCCTGGCGCTGCGCATCCGGCCCGCCAACCGCGACATCCCCAAAGACACTGGCGGCAACCTGCCGGAATGCTGGCTGGTGGCCGAATGGCCACCGCATCAGCCCGCGCCCACCGACTACTGGATCTCCAACCTGCCCGAGCACACCCCGCTGAAGACCCTGGTGCGTCTGGCCAAGATCCGCTGGCGCATCGAACACGACTACCGCGAACTCAAAACCGGCCTGGGACTCACCCACTTCGAAGGCCGCTCCTTCACCGGCTGGCACCGCCACGTCACCCTCGTGACCGCCGCGCACCTCTTCCTCACCGAACTCAGGTTGACAAGCCCAAAAGCACCTGGGGCGGCCTGA
- a CDS encoding IS607 family transposase, which yields MTDRLVSATIAARMLGVSTRTLRRYTQQGVLPDRRSAGGRRVFSVAELEDVRRRRGSVPPVEGVVLYARVSSQRQRREGDLDRQITRLRHATEGRVVVGEFWDVASGLSDGRRGFRRALDACRRPEVATLVVEHEERLARFGIGVIRDVLLPAFGVDLEVTGTDEEWDSSAELESELVRDMVAVVTSFSGRLYGPRSAKQRRVIHCVKQAVE from the coding sequence ATGACTGATCGTTTGGTGTCGGCCACGATAGCGGCCCGGATGTTGGGGGTTTCGACGCGAACGTTGCGTCGCTATACCCAGCAGGGAGTGCTGCCGGATCGTCGTTCTGCTGGTGGTCGCCGGGTGTTCTCGGTGGCGGAGTTGGAGGATGTCCGCCGCAGGCGTGGATCGGTACCGCCTGTTGAGGGCGTGGTGTTGTATGCGCGGGTGTCCTCGCAGCGCCAGCGCCGCGAGGGTGATCTTGACCGGCAGATCACGCGATTGCGGCACGCTACCGAGGGCCGTGTTGTGGTGGGGGAATTCTGGGACGTGGCGTCTGGACTCTCGGATGGTCGTCGTGGTTTTCGGCGTGCTCTTGATGCCTGCCGGCGTCCCGAGGTGGCGACGTTGGTGGTGGAACACGAGGAGCGTTTAGCCCGGTTCGGTATCGGGGTGATCAGGGATGTGTTGTTGCCCGCGTTCGGCGTTGATCTGGAGGTGACCGGTACGGATGAGGAGTGGGATTCGTCGGCGGAGTTGGAGTCGGAGTTGGTGCGGGACATGGTGGCGGTGGTGACGTCGTTTTCGGGCCGGTTGTATGGGCCGCGGTCAGCGAAGCAACGCCGAGTGATCCACTGCGTGAAACAGGCGGTAGAGTAG
- a CDS encoding alpha/beta hydrolase, protein MSPAIDPEIAALVDLARPPVTPAGIDAVRAAGRVVTDAELTRGGTVTFAEADADGVPVLVLLPAGVPRLPVLHLHGGGMVAGTRRTDLHVLAEWVSELGVVLVSPEYRLAPEHPHPAPSQDCFRVLEWMSRNGFGPPVVAGTSAGGGLAAAVTLMARDLGGPPIRGQLLMCPMLDDRCDTPSSHEYLDGNTWVRASTITGWEALLSDARGGPDVSPYAAPARATDLARLPPTYVDIGSADLFRDEAVDYALRLWRAGGDAELHVWPGGCHGFDQLVPDAALSRRARAARIDWLRRVMEAHS, encoded by the coding sequence GTGAGTCCCGCGATCGACCCGGAGATCGCCGCGCTGGTAGATCTCGCCAGACCACCGGTGACGCCAGCGGGAATCGACGCGGTCCGGGCGGCAGGACGCGTCGTCACCGATGCCGAGCTGACGCGCGGTGGCACCGTGACGTTCGCCGAGGCCGATGCCGATGGCGTGCCGGTGCTCGTGCTGCTCCCAGCGGGTGTGCCACGTCTTCCGGTGCTGCACCTGCACGGCGGCGGGATGGTCGCGGGCACCCGGCGCACCGACCTGCACGTGCTGGCCGAGTGGGTGTCGGAGCTGGGTGTCGTGCTGGTGTCGCCGGAGTACCGGCTCGCACCCGAGCACCCGCACCCGGCGCCGTCGCAGGACTGCTTCCGGGTGCTGGAGTGGATGTCCCGCAACGGGTTCGGCCCGCCTGTCGTCGCGGGTACATCGGCGGGCGGCGGGCTGGCGGCGGCGGTGACGCTGATGGCCCGCGACCTCGGCGGTCCGCCGATCCGCGGCCAGCTGCTGATGTGCCCGATGCTCGACGACCGGTGTGACACCCCGTCCAGCCACGAGTACCTCGACGGGAACACGTGGGTGCGCGCGTCGACGATCACCGGCTGGGAGGCCTTGCTCAGCGATGCGCGGGGCGGTCCCGACGTCTCACCGTACGCCGCACCGGCACGTGCCACCGACCTCGCCAGGCTGCCACCTACCTACGTCGACATCGGCTCGGCCGACCTGTTCCGCGACGAGGCCGTCGACTACGCCCTGCGGCTGTGGCGCGCCGGCGGAGACGCAGAACTGCACGTCTGGCCCGGCGGGTGCCACGGATTCGACCAGCTCGTGCCCGACGCGGCGTTGTCGCGGCGGGCACGAGCCGCCCGCATCGACTGGCTGCGCCGCGTGATGGAGGCTCACAGCTAA
- a CDS encoding carbohydrate ABC transporter permease, with product MRPRVKIALYGLLCLLCVPFVFPTWWMITSSMKPISEIFSTSLLPSEWTFATYRQVFEMQPFGQQYWNSLYIAVIVTVGTMAVAAMAGYAFARIRFPGQNVLFVVVLIGLLIPSEVTIVPLFQMFQSLGLTNTHWPLIIVPIFGAPCVLAIFIMRQFFIALPSELEEAARMDGLGRAGIFYRVALPLSRPALGAVAIFTFLHSWNLYLEPIVYLSTPDMYTLPQALTQFVDIYRGPMWNVQLAAATMTAVPILVVFVLAQRQFIEGLAHTGVKG from the coding sequence ATGAGACCTAGGGTCAAGATCGCGCTGTACGGGCTGCTGTGCCTGCTGTGCGTGCCGTTCGTCTTCCCAACCTGGTGGATGATCACTTCGTCGATGAAGCCGATCAGCGAGATCTTCTCCACCTCGCTGCTGCCGTCGGAGTGGACGTTCGCCACGTACCGGCAGGTGTTCGAGATGCAGCCGTTCGGGCAGCAGTACTGGAACAGCCTCTACATCGCGGTGATCGTCACGGTGGGCACGATGGCGGTGGCGGCGATGGCCGGGTACGCGTTCGCGCGCATCCGGTTCCCCGGCCAGAACGTGCTGTTCGTGGTCGTGCTGATCGGCCTGCTCATCCCGAGCGAGGTCACCATCGTGCCGCTGTTCCAGATGTTCCAGTCGCTCGGCCTGACCAACACGCACTGGCCGCTGATCATCGTGCCGATCTTCGGGGCGCCCTGTGTGCTGGCGATCTTCATCATGCGCCAGTTCTTCATCGCGCTGCCGTCGGAGCTGGAGGAGGCCGCGCGGATGGACGGCCTCGGACGAGCGGGCATCTTCTACCGGGTGGCGCTGCCGCTGTCCCGGCCCGCGCTGGGCGCCGTCGCGATCTTCACGTTCCTGCACTCGTGGAACCTCTACCTGGAGCCGATCGTCTACCTGTCCACACCGGACATGTACACGCTGCCGCAAGCGCTCACGCAGTTCGTCGACATCTACCGCGGTCCGATGTGGAACGTGCAGCTCGCCGCCGCGACCATGACTGCGGTGCCGATTCTCGTCGTGTTCGTGCTGGCGCAGCGGCAGTTCATCGAGGGACTCGCGCACACCGGGGTGAAGGGGTGA
- a CDS encoding carbohydrate ABC transporter permease, with protein MTAVAHSTRAVARERASFWTQRRRDNLVGYLFVAPALLGSIAFVLVPLALVGWYSLNEWNVLAGTFHFVGAQNYQQLLADEKLRDSLVATTWFAAGLVVLNLSLALLLAVLLNQKLRGTTVFRTLFFSPVLVSLVAWTLVWQLMLQPEGSVNSLLGFFGADGPNWLRGESTAMVSVIVVQVIKNVGLNMVLFLAALQGVPQPLYEAAKIDGAGAWTRFRRITVPLISPTILLTSIITIVGSLQVFAQIAVLTQGGPGTSTTVLIYYLYQQAFQFHHFGYGATISVLLFVIVAALTLLQWRMRRKWVLHET; from the coding sequence GTGACGGCGGTCGCACACTCCACGCGGGCCGTAGCTCGCGAGCGGGCGTCGTTTTGGACGCAACGCAGGCGCGACAACCTGGTCGGCTACCTGTTCGTCGCGCCTGCGCTGCTCGGCAGCATCGCGTTCGTGCTTGTGCCGCTGGCCTTGGTCGGCTGGTACAGCCTCAACGAGTGGAACGTGCTCGCCGGCACGTTCCACTTCGTCGGCGCGCAGAACTACCAACAGCTGCTTGCCGACGAGAAGCTGCGCGACTCGCTGGTGGCCACCACGTGGTTCGCCGCCGGCTTGGTCGTGCTCAACCTGTCACTGGCGCTGCTGCTCGCCGTGCTGCTCAACCAGAAGCTGCGCGGCACCACGGTCTTCCGCACGTTGTTCTTCTCTCCCGTCCTCGTGTCGCTGGTGGCGTGGACGCTGGTGTGGCAGCTGATGCTGCAGCCGGAGGGCAGCGTGAACAGCCTGCTCGGGTTCTTCGGCGCCGACGGGCCGAACTGGCTGCGCGGTGAGTCGACCGCGATGGTCTCGGTGATCGTCGTGCAGGTGATCAAGAACGTCGGCCTGAACATGGTGCTGTTCCTCGCGGCGCTGCAAGGCGTGCCGCAGCCGTTGTACGAGGCGGCGAAGATCGACGGCGCGGGTGCCTGGACCCGGTTCCGCCGCATCACCGTGCCGTTGATCAGCCCGACGATCCTGCTCACGTCGATCATCACCATCGTCGGCTCGCTGCAGGTGTTCGCGCAGATCGCGGTGCTCACGCAGGGCGGTCCGGGCACGTCCACGACCGTGCTGATCTATTACCTGTACCAGCAGGCGTTCCAGTTCCACCACTTCGGCTACGGCGCGACGATCTCGGTGCTGCTGTTCGTCATCGTCGCCGCACTCACCCTGCTGCAGTGGCGGATGCGCCGGAAGTGGGTGCTGCATGAGACCTAG
- a CDS encoding ABC transporter substrate-binding protein, with protein MTKLSRRLTALIVAGLFALTGCGGGSSAQSGPKSLRMTVWTANAAHLKLLNDIAAEYKASHPDVTEIKFDSVPADGYTTTLTTQIAGGNAPDLAWILEESAPDFVASGALAPVRGKIEKADELVPSATKLWEKDGELYAYPFSTSPFGLFVNTDLVKNASADWTWDQAIAAASASAAASGKAGLALPDFKYQNWAVLSAIWRGWGADAWSADGRSCGFSSTEMNDAMSFLHKAIFTDKAIPGPGTTVDFFAGDAAMAIGQISRAGALKDAKFGWTLLPLPSGPKGDYAVIGQAGIGVLKQSPNVEAATDFLAFLTNQANSAKLAQFFPPARSSLLNAETLAKSNPLIKAEQLQSVVIDGINKGVVKPSHQGQEELNQTIRAALDPLWKPDANVQSVLNDVCTKIKPLLEHK; from the coding sequence ATGACAAAGCTGTCACGACGACTCACGGCACTAATCGTCGCAGGGCTGTTCGCCCTCACCGGCTGCGGTGGCGGATCATCCGCACAGTCCGGACCGAAGTCGCTGCGCATGACCGTGTGGACTGCAAACGCGGCGCATCTCAAGCTGCTCAACGACATCGCTGCCGAGTACAAGGCCTCGCACCCGGACGTCACCGAGATCAAGTTCGACTCAGTGCCCGCCGACGGGTACACCACGACGCTCACCACCCAGATCGCCGGCGGTAACGCGCCGGACCTGGCCTGGATCCTGGAGGAGTCGGCACCCGACTTCGTGGCCTCCGGTGCGCTCGCCCCGGTGCGCGGCAAGATCGAGAAGGCCGACGAGCTCGTGCCGTCCGCGACGAAGCTGTGGGAGAAGGACGGCGAACTGTACGCCTACCCGTTCTCCACCTCGCCCTTCGGGTTGTTCGTCAACACCGACCTGGTGAAGAACGCCTCGGCGGACTGGACCTGGGACCAGGCGATCGCGGCGGCCTCTGCGTCGGCGGCCGCCTCCGGCAAGGCCGGCCTGGCACTGCCGGACTTCAAGTACCAGAACTGGGCGGTGCTGTCCGCGATCTGGCGCGGTTGGGGAGCTGATGCGTGGAGTGCGGACGGTCGCTCGTGCGGGTTCTCCAGCACCGAGATGAACGACGCGATGTCGTTCCTGCACAAGGCCATCTTCACCGACAAGGCGATTCCGGGCCCCGGCACGACGGTGGACTTCTTCGCCGGTGACGCGGCGATGGCGATCGGCCAGATCTCCCGGGCCGGTGCGTTGAAGGACGCGAAGTTCGGCTGGACGCTGCTGCCGCTGCCGTCCGGTCCGAAGGGTGACTACGCGGTGATCGGGCAGGCCGGGATCGGTGTGTTGAAGCAGTCGCCCAACGTCGAGGCCGCGACGGACTTCCTCGCCTTCCTCACCAACCAGGCGAACTCCGCCAAGCTCGCGCAGTTCTTCCCCCCGGCGCGGTCGTCGCTGCTCAACGCGGAGACGCTCGCCAAGAGCAACCCGTTGATCAAGGCCGAGCAACTGCAGTCCGTCGTCATCGACGGCATCAACAAGGGCGTGGTGAAGCCGAGCCACCAGGGTCAGGAGGAGCTGAACCAGACGATCCGCGCCGCGCTCGACCCGTTGTGGAAGCCGGACGCGAACGTGCAGAGCGTGCTGAACGACGTGTGCACCAAGATCAAGCCGCTGCTGGAACACAAGTGA
- a CDS encoding FAD-dependent oxidoreductase produces MLDHTTDVVVVGGGLGGVAAALALLRAGRRVVLTEEYDWLGGQLTSQAVPPDEHSWVERFGVTASYRALRDGIRDYYRRHYPLTPSTRAWRELNPGAGNVSRLCHEPRVAVAVIDEMLAPFRGSGRLTVLQPYRPVAARIDGDRIVAVAVQHRDTGEQIELSAPYILDATETGELLPLSSTEYVTGFESTLDTGEPSAPEVAQPANMQAVSVCFAVDHVDGDHTIDKPARYDFWRAYQPDFWGDRMLSFRSPNPRTLAISERTFTPNPDDDPLAVVSDQRLSAGDSNLWTFRRIAARRNFVEGAYDSDICLVNWPMIDYFESPVIDVPDADAHIAASRELSRSVLYWLQTEAPRPDGGTGFPGLRLRGDVTGSADGLAQAPYIRESRRIRAEHTIVEQDLSLAVRGDKGAVQHADAVGVGMYRIDLHPSTGGDNYIDVASCPFEIPLGALIPQRVENLLPAGKNIGTTHITNGSHRLHPVEWNIGEVAGTLAAFCLAHRVTPRVVRNTPGLLADFQRSLERDGVELRWPDVSGY; encoded by the coding sequence TTGCTTGATCACACCACGGACGTCGTCGTCGTTGGCGGCGGACTCGGCGGTGTCGCCGCCGCGCTTGCGTTGCTGCGCGCGGGCCGCCGGGTCGTGCTCACCGAGGAGTACGACTGGCTCGGCGGCCAGCTGACCAGCCAGGCCGTGCCGCCCGACGAGCACAGCTGGGTGGAGCGCTTCGGCGTCACCGCGAGCTACCGGGCGTTACGCGACGGCATCCGCGACTACTACCGCCGCCACTACCCGCTGACCCCGAGCACACGGGCGTGGCGGGAGCTCAACCCCGGTGCGGGCAACGTGAGCAGGCTCTGCCACGAGCCCCGCGTCGCCGTCGCGGTGATCGACGAGATGCTGGCGCCGTTCCGCGGCAGTGGCAGGCTGACCGTGCTGCAGCCGTACCGGCCGGTGGCCGCACGCATCGACGGCGACCGGATCGTGGCGGTGGCCGTTCAGCACCGCGACACCGGTGAACAGATCGAGCTCTCCGCACCGTACATCCTGGACGCAACGGAGACGGGTGAGCTGCTTCCGTTGTCCAGTACGGAGTACGTCACCGGATTTGAGTCCACTCTGGACACCGGCGAGCCGAGTGCACCCGAAGTCGCGCAGCCGGCGAACATGCAGGCGGTGTCGGTGTGCTTCGCGGTCGACCACGTCGACGGCGACCACACCATCGACAAACCGGCGCGGTACGACTTCTGGCGCGCGTACCAGCCGGACTTCTGGGGCGACCGGATGCTGTCGTTCCGCTCTCCCAACCCGCGCACGCTGGCCATCTCCGAACGCACCTTCACCCCGAACCCGGACGACGACCCGCTCGCCGTCGTGTCGGACCAGCGGCTCAGCGCCGGTGACAGCAACCTGTGGACGTTCCGGCGCATCGCCGCGCGTCGCAACTTCGTCGAGGGTGCCTACGACAGTGACATCTGCCTGGTGAACTGGCCGATGATCGACTACTTCGAGTCGCCGGTGATCGACGTGCCGGACGCCGACGCGCACATCGCCGCGTCGCGGGAGCTCTCACGTTCGGTGCTCTACTGGCTGCAGACCGAGGCACCGCGTCCGGACGGCGGCACCGGCTTCCCCGGCCTCCGCCTGCGCGGCGACGTCACCGGCAGCGCGGACGGTCTCGCGCAGGCGCCGTACATCCGCGAGTCCAGGCGCATCAGGGCCGAGCACACGATCGTCGAACAGGACCTCTCGCTCGCCGTGCGAGGCGACAAGGGCGCGGTGCAGCACGCCGACGCCGTGGGTGTCGGCATGTACCGCATCGACCTGCACCCCTCCACCGGTGGCGACAACTACATCGACGTCGCGAGCTGCCCGTTCGAGATCCCACTCGGCGCGCTGATCCCGCAACGGGTGGAGAATTTGCTACCCGCGGGCAAGAATATCGGCACCACCCACATCACCAACGGTTCCCACCGGCTGCACCCGGTCGAGTGGAACATCGGCGAGGTCGCGGGCACGCTCGCCGCCTTCTGCCTGGCGCACCGAGTCACCCCTCGCGTGGTGCGCAACACCCCCGGCCTGCTCGCGGACTTCCAGCGGTCGCTGGAACGCGACGGGGTCGAGCTCCGCTGGCCGGACGTGTCCGGCTACTGA
- a CDS encoding LacI family DNA-binding transcriptional regulator yields the protein MARRLTQQDIARMAGVSQATVSLVLNNRQDGNVRIAPATRAQVLEVIRKTGYVANPIARRMHDRHNRILGVFTYEAVFPSTHANFYQPFLEGIEEQAEEVGCDLLLFTSTKAAGARRRIFGDDSRVRLADGSLLLGRTVDRDDLTQLLAEGIPHVSIGRRDDAGGPVPHVGADYRTAVRDLVDRAVALGHRGFAYVGPGAGAESSADRLQGFREAVAAHGLQGVHVQTARLDQLREADVTAVLTEEVSDGAALVLAGRERGLSVPGDLTVLSLGAATRAAPDDVALTGFRIPRREMGCRAVQALTEVLEHGTTPQELLPCEFVEGSTLGAPRL from the coding sequence GTGGCCCGACGGCTCACCCAGCAGGACATCGCCAGGATGGCAGGAGTCAGCCAGGCGACGGTGTCGCTGGTGCTCAATAACCGGCAGGACGGCAACGTCCGGATCGCGCCGGCGACCCGTGCGCAGGTGCTGGAGGTGATCCGGAAAACCGGCTACGTCGCGAACCCGATCGCCCGCAGGATGCACGATCGGCACAACCGCATCCTCGGCGTGTTCACCTACGAGGCGGTGTTCCCGAGCACCCACGCGAACTTCTACCAGCCGTTCCTCGAAGGCATCGAGGAACAGGCCGAGGAGGTCGGCTGTGACTTGTTGCTGTTCACCAGCACCAAGGCCGCCGGGGCGCGGCGGCGGATTTTCGGCGACGACAGCCGGGTGCGGCTCGCCGACGGCAGTCTGCTGCTCGGTCGCACGGTCGACCGCGACGACCTGACCCAGCTGCTCGCCGAGGGCATCCCGCACGTCTCCATCGGACGACGCGACGACGCGGGCGGCCCGGTGCCGCACGTCGGCGCCGACTACCGCACCGCGGTGCGAGACCTGGTGGACCGCGCGGTCGCGCTCGGCCACCGCGGGTTCGCGTACGTGGGGCCAGGTGCGGGCGCGGAGTCGTCCGCGGATCGGCTGCAAGGCTTCCGCGAAGCCGTTGCGGCACATGGCCTCCAAGGGGTGCATGTGCAGACCGCACGGCTCGACCAGCTGCGCGAAGCGGACGTCACCGCCGTGCTCACCGAAGAGGTGTCGGACGGGGCCGCGCTCGTGCTCGCCGGACGCGAGCGCGGGCTCTCCGTGCCGGGCGACCTCACCGTGCTCTCGCTCGGCGCCGCTACCCGGGCGGCACCGGACGACGTGGCGCTCACCGGTTTCCGCATCCCCAGGCGCGAGATGGGGTGCCGGGCGGTGCAGGCGCTGACCGAGGTGCTCGAACACGGCACCACACCGCAGGAACTGCTCCCGTGCGAGTTCGTTGAGGGCTCGACGCTGGGCGCACCACGCCTTTGA